From Peromyscus maniculatus bairdii isolate BWxNUB_F1_BW_parent chromosome 8, HU_Pman_BW_mat_3.1, whole genome shotgun sequence, a single genomic window includes:
- the Npb gene encoding neuropeptide B isoform X2 codes for MAQCGTLVAAALALPLLLLPPALAWYKPAAGPHHYSVGRAAGLLSSFHRFPSTRRSESSALPVGTGPLRLEMRPSLRSLSCQRQFNSPGTFQCKADVFLSLQEAECQRPAP; via the exons ATGGCCCAGTGCGGGACGCTGGTGGCCGCAGCCCTGGCGCTGCCCTTGCTGCTCCTGCCGCCGGCCCTTGCGTGGTACAAGCCTGCGGCGGGACCCCACCACTACTCGGTGGGCCGTGCCGCGGGGCTACTGTCCAGCTTCCACAGGTTCCCGTCCACGCGACGCTCCGAGTCCTCAGCACTCCCCGTCGGAACAGGACCCCTACGCTTGGAGATGCGCCCCAGCCTAAGGAGCCTT AGCTGCCAGCGGCAATTCAACAGCCCAGGGACTTTCCAGTGTAAGGCGGACGTCTTCTTGTCGCTGCAGGAGGCTGAATGTCAACGGCCTGCACCCTGA
- the Npb gene encoding neuropeptide B isoform X1: protein MAQCGTLVAAALALPLLLLPPALAWYKPAAGPHHYSVGRAAGLLSSFHRFPSTRRSESSALPVGTGPLRLEMRPSLRSLALCVKEVTPNLQSCQRQFNSPGTFQCKADVFLSLQEAECQRPAP, encoded by the exons ATGGCCCAGTGCGGGACGCTGGTGGCCGCAGCCCTGGCGCTGCCCTTGCTGCTCCTGCCGCCGGCCCTTGCGTGGTACAAGCCTGCGGCGGGACCCCACCACTACTCGGTGGGCCGTGCCGCGGGGCTACTGTCCAGCTTCCACAGGTTCCCGTCCACGCGACGCTCCGAGTCCTCAGCACTCCCCGTCGGAACAGGACCCCTACGCTTGGAGATGCGCCCCAGCCTAAGGAGCCTT GCCCTGTGTGTCAAAGAGGTGACCCCGAACCTGCAGAGCTGCCAGCGGCAATTCAACAGCCCAGGGACTTTCCAGTGTAAGGCGGACGTCTTCTTGTCGCTGCAGGAGGCTGAATGTCAACGGCCTGCACCCTGA